In one Geoglobus acetivorans genomic region, the following are encoded:
- a CDS encoding carbon-nitrogen hydrolase family protein — protein sequence MKLRVSAVQCLTGKKAFESAEKLIFSSDSDLYLLPEYFSYSDDVFNGSIAETTIDWLKSISKEKGAIVAGNAVRRDGEGYYNTLYVFHDGDLVAVQDKIHPTEGERKRGIRCGEKLKVFEVAGIRYSALICADILYPELCRIPGLKGVDIVLNPVVSFKKSQLPAQEFRHCLYFTRSFDNSYAIVKAGGVGTTFTGEICVGRSLIATPEGIVARYDNEDSEELIEAVIDVGRIREYRKVNYSLRDRNIPAMRELLDGGIEC from the coding sequence ATGAAACTCAGGGTTTCCGCCGTGCAGTGCCTTACTGGCAAAAAGGCATTTGAAAGTGCTGAAAAATTGATCTTCTCGTCAGACTCTGACCTTTATCTGCTTCCTGAATACTTTTCCTATTCGGATGATGTATTTAACGGCAGTATAGCGGAAACGACGATTGACTGGTTGAAAAGTATCAGTAAAGAGAAAGGGGCAATTGTGGCAGGAAATGCTGTGAGAAGAGATGGTGAGGGGTATTACAACACTCTGTATGTTTTTCACGATGGGGATCTGGTGGCAGTACAGGACAAGATTCACCCGACGGAAGGCGAAAGGAAAAGGGGAATACGCTGCGGAGAAAAGCTGAAGGTTTTTGAGGTGGCAGGAATCAGGTATTCGGCTTTAATCTGTGCTGATATTCTGTATCCGGAGCTGTGCAGGATTCCGGGGCTTAAGGGAGTGGACATTGTGCTTAACCCTGTCGTTTCGTTCAAGAAATCTCAGCTACCTGCGCAGGAGTTCAGACACTGTCTTTACTTTACGAGGTCATTTGACAATTCCTATGCGATAGTTAAGGCAGGGGGAGTGGGAACAACATTTACCGGTGAGATATGTGTCGGGAGGAGTCTTATCGCCACTCCTGAAGGAATTGTCGCCAGATATGATAACGAGGACTCAGAGGAGCTGATTGAGGCGGTGATAGATGTTGGCAGGATCAGAGAATACAGGAAGGTAAACTACTCTTTGAGGGATAGAAACATTCCGGCAATGAGAGAACTGCTGGATGGGGGTATTGAATGCTGA
- the truA gene encoding tRNA pseudouridine(38-40) synthase TruA produces MLRVAFKYAYFGWDYYGNQFQPHLRTVDGEIFRAFEKLGINARERRYRIAGRTDAGVSAFGNVFAVNLDSFEPWFLRVLNSNLPDDISVWAYCIVDEDFNPRKALSRVYRYVLPDEGFDVGAMKNAAQMLLGKHDFSGFAKACKPCVREILRSEIEKRGDFIIYTVEGNAFAWNMVRKIVTALKIAGMRSDTEIVELVLSGENIPLTPASPYGLILLDVKYPFEFKKDEKIYGLLQERIQERMKKFAQLYGIFRFLR; encoded by the coding sequence ATGCTGAGGGTGGCTTTCAAGTATGCCTATTTTGGCTGGGATTATTATGGAAACCAGTTTCAGCCACACCTCAGAACAGTTGATGGTGAAATTTTCAGGGCATTTGAAAAGCTCGGCATCAATGCCAGGGAAAGGAGGTACAGGATTGCGGGAAGGACCGATGCGGGCGTCAGCGCGTTTGGCAACGTTTTTGCAGTCAATCTCGACTCTTTTGAGCCGTGGTTTTTGAGAGTCCTCAATTCGAATTTACCCGATGACATTTCGGTATGGGCATACTGCATTGTTGATGAGGATTTCAACCCGAGGAAAGCTCTTTCAAGGGTTTACAGGTATGTTCTGCCAGATGAGGGATTTGATGTTGGAGCGATGAAAAATGCGGCACAGATGCTGCTGGGAAAGCACGACTTTTCTGGCTTTGCAAAAGCCTGCAAGCCATGTGTCAGGGAGATCCTGCGTTCGGAAATTGAAAAGAGGGGAGATTTTATTATCTATACTGTTGAGGGCAACGCATTCGCCTGGAACATGGTGAGGAAGATCGTAACTGCCCTGAAAATTGCGGGAATGAGGAGTGATACGGAAATAGTTGAACTGGTTCTTTCAGGGGAAAACATACCTCTGACTCCCGCAAGCCCGTACGGGCTGATACTCCTTGATGTGAAGTACCCTTTCGAGTTTAAAAAGGATGAAAAAATTTACGGGCTGCTGCAGGAGAGAATTCAGGAAAGGATGAAAAAATTTGCACAGCTTTACGGTATTTTCAGGTTTTTGAGGTAA
- the cobA gene encoding uroporphyrinogen-III C-methyltransferase gives MTVYIVGSGPGDPELLTLKALRLIREADVILYDELIGEDIKELIKRESRAILIDVGKRAGKHKKKQDEINELLVKYGKEYDRVVRLKGGDPFVFGRGGEEIEVLAEHGIEFEVVPGITSAIAVPAYAGIPVTHRKYDPALVFITGKQERERLDWEALARLNATIVILMGVSNLRENVEKLLNHGKDPNTLVAIIENGTTEKQRIVRGRLSSIAEIAERENVKAPAVIVIGGVTEVSEKVKDYLKNLKIP, from the coding sequence TTGACAGTATATATCGTTGGCTCAGGTCCGGGAGACCCTGAACTGCTGACCCTCAAAGCTTTGAGATTGATAAGAGAAGCTGATGTCATTCTTTACGACGAACTCATTGGCGAAGACATAAAAGAGCTGATTAAAAGAGAGAGCAGAGCAATCCTGATTGATGTGGGAAAAAGGGCCGGAAAACACAAGAAAAAGCAGGACGAGATAAACGAACTGCTTGTGAAGTATGGAAAAGAATATGACAGAGTTGTAAGGCTCAAGGGCGGTGATCCCTTCGTCTTTGGCAGAGGTGGAGAAGAAATAGAGGTTCTTGCAGAACACGGGATAGAGTTTGAAGTTGTGCCAGGAATCACTTCAGCAATAGCCGTTCCGGCCTATGCAGGCATACCTGTAACTCACAGGAAATATGACCCCGCACTGGTGTTCATAACGGGTAAGCAGGAAAGAGAGAGGCTTGACTGGGAGGCACTTGCAAGGCTTAACGCAACTATCGTGATACTCATGGGAGTATCCAACCTCAGGGAAAACGTCGAAAAACTTCTGAACCACGGTAAAGACCCGAACACTCTTGTTGCAATAATCGAAAATGGAACCACAGAGAAACAGAGAATTGTGAGGGGCAGGCTATCCAGCATCGCAGAGATTGCAGAGAGAGAAAATGTGAAGGCTCCGGCAGTGATAGTAATCGGGGGAGTGACAGAGGTATCCGAAAAAGTGAAGGATTACCTCAAAAACCTGAAAATACCGTAA
- the hemC gene encoding hydroxymethylbilane synthase translates to MPESIVIGTRGSKLALAQAEKVKEILEEEGFETELKIIRTSGDIKKDRPLHEFKGIGAFVREIDLALKRGEVDIAVHSLKDVPTERVEGTVIAAVLERESPCDAFITREEKRFEEVESGSIIGTSSLRRRAMVLKLRRDLKIENLRGNVDTRLRKLTEGMYDGIFLAEAGLIRLGWDKKLNYQRLDPQIFVPSANQGIIAIATRENEKEIVSFMNHEKTYREAMLERAVISELGIGCAIPAGVYAESDGRRIRLVCEILKENGEVVARIDEKLDRDYSQSDVREVLREVIP, encoded by the coding sequence ATGCCTGAGAGCATTGTAATCGGCACAAGAGGCAGCAAACTTGCCCTGGCACAGGCGGAAAAGGTAAAGGAAATACTGGAAGAGGAAGGATTCGAAACAGAGCTTAAAATAATCAGGACATCTGGAGACATTAAGAAAGACAGACCCCTGCATGAATTCAAAGGAATCGGAGCATTTGTAAGAGAGATTGATCTCGCACTGAAAAGGGGCGAGGTGGATATTGCCGTCCACAGTCTCAAGGACGTTCCAACTGAAAGGGTAGAGGGGACGGTGATTGCCGCAGTTCTTGAAAGAGAGTCGCCATGCGATGCCTTCATAACCAGGGAAGAAAAGAGATTCGAGGAAGTTGAGAGCGGATCCATAATCGGTACATCATCGCTGAGAAGAAGGGCGATGGTTCTGAAATTGAGGAGGGACCTGAAGATAGAGAATCTCAGAGGAAACGTTGACACGAGGTTGAGAAAACTGACTGAGGGAATGTATGATGGAATTTTTCTTGCCGAAGCGGGACTGATCAGGCTCGGGTGGGACAAAAAGCTGAACTATCAGCGGCTCGACCCCCAGATATTCGTGCCATCAGCCAATCAGGGGATAATCGCCATAGCCACGAGGGAGAATGAAAAAGAGATTGTCAGCTTTATGAATCACGAAAAAACATACAGAGAGGCTATGCTCGAGAGGGCTGTGATCAGCGAACTGGGGATAGGATGTGCAATTCCGGCTGGAGTCTATGCAGAAAGTGACGGCAGGAGAATAAGACTCGTGTGCGAGATCCTCAAAGAAAACGGAGAAGTTGTTGCCAGAATTGACGAAAAACTGGATAGAGATTACTCGCAGAGCGATGTTAGAGAAGTTCTCAGGGAAGTGATACCTTGA